CGGTCCGGCGAGACCGTTGCCGTCGTCGGCTCCTCGGGCAGCGGCAAGTCCACGGTCTCGCTGCTGCTGCCGCGCTTCTACGACGTCACGCACGGCGCGGTCCTCGTCGGCGGCCATGACGTCCGCGAGCTCACCCTGGAGTCGCTGCGCTCCGCCGTCGGACTCGTACCGGAGGACAGCTTCCTCTTCTCCGACACCGTCCGGTCCAACATCGCCTTCGGAAAGCCGGACGCGACGGACGAGGAGATCGCCGAGGCCGCGCGGACGGCCCAGGCGGACCGTTTCATCAGCGAGCTGCCGCACGGCTACGACACCAGGGTCGGCGAGCAGGGTCTGACCCTCTCCGGTGGCCAGCGCCAGCGGATCGCCCTCGCCCGCGCGATCCTCGCCGACCCCCGGCTGCTGCTGCTCGACGACGCCACCTCCGCTGTGGACGCCCGGGTCGAGCACGAGATCCACGAGGCGCTGCGCGTGGTGATGGCCAGGCGCACCACCCTGCTGATCGCCCACCGCAGGTCCACCCTCGGCCTCGCCGACCGCATCGCCGTCCTCGACGGAGGCCGGCTCGCCGACATCGGCACCCACGAGGAGCTGCAGGAACGATCCGCGTTGTACCGGCGGCTGCTCACCGACCCCGACGAGCTGGGCGGGGTCTCCCCGGGCCACACCCCGCCCGTCGAGATCCCGGAGGACCGCACCCTCCGCGCCGAGATGGACGCCGAGTTCGACGCCGAGCGCGGCATCACGCCCCCGCTGTGGGTCCGCAAGGAAGAGGAGGAAGAGGACGAGGCGGCCGGCGCCACCCCCGAACTCCTCGCCCAGGTCGCGGCGCTGCCTCCGGCCGACGACACCCCGCAGGTCGACGAGGTCCGGGCGGTGACCCCCGAGGACAGCTACGACCTGCGCAGACTGCTGCGCGGCTTCGGACTGCCGCTGCTCTTCAGCCTGCTGCTGGTCGCCGTCGACGCGGGCATGGGCCTGCTGCTCCCGGTGCTGATCCGGCACGGCATCGACGACGGTGTCGAGCAGGCCGTGATGACCGCGGTCTGGGTCGCCTCGGCCCTGGCACTGCTGACGGTGCTCGTGCAGTGGGTCGGCCAGATCGGCGCCACACGGATGACGGGACGTACGGGCGAGCGCATCCTCTACGCCCTGCGGCTCAAGATCTTCGCCCAGCTCCAGCGGCTGGGCCTCGACTACTACGAGCGCGAGCTCACCGGCCGGATCATGACCCGCATGACCACGGACGTGGACGCGCTCTCGACGTTCCTGCAGACCGGTCTGGTCACCGCGTTCGTCTCCGTCGTCACGTTCTTCGGCATCATGGTCGCCCTGGTCGCGCTCGACCTCCAGCTGGCCCTCGTGGTCTTCGCGACGCTGCCCGTCCTGGTCGTCGGCACGTACTTCTTCCGCCGGCAGTCGGTGAAGGCGTACGAGCTGGCGCGGGAGCGGATCAGCGTCGTCAACGCCGACCTCCAGGAGTCGGTGAGCGGACTGCGCATCCTGCAGGCCTTCCGCCGCGAGCGGTCCGGCAACCGGCGGTTCGCCGAGCGCAGCGAGAGCTACCGCGAGGCTCGGGTGCGCGGCCAGTGGCTGATCTCCGTGTACTTCCCCTTCGTGCAGTTGCTGTCCTCCGTCGCCGTGGCGGCCGTGCTGATCGTGGGTGCGGGCCGGATCGAGGCGGGCACGCTCACCACGGGCGCTCTCGTCGCCTATCTGCTCTACATCGACCTGTTCTTCGCCCCGGTGCAGCAGCTGTCCCAGGTCTTCGACGGCTACCAGCAGGCCACCGTGTCGCTCGGCCGGATCCAGGAGCTGCTGCGGGAGCCGACGTCGACGAAGCAGCCCCGCGAGCCCCTGGACGTGCCGTCGCTGCGCGGTGACATCGCCTTCGAGGACGTCTCCTTCGCGTACGCCGGCGGCAGCGACGGCGATGGGGGCGACGCCGTCGCTGCCGCAGGCGATGGGGGCGGTGGCGGGGAGGCGGCGCTCAGCGGGGTCGACCTGCGGATCCCGGCCGGTCAGACGGTCGCCTTCGTCGGCGAGACGGGCGCGGGCAAGTCCACGCTGGTCAAGCTGGTTGCACGGTTCTACGACCCGACGAGCGGACGCGTCACCGTCGACGGCACCGATCTGCGGGACCTGGACCTCACCTCCTACCGGCACCGGCTCGGCGTCGTGCCCCAGGAGGCGTACCTCTTCTCCGGCACGGTCCGTGACGCCATCGCGTACGGGCGGCCGGGGGCGAGCGACGCGGAGGTGGAGGCCGCGGCCCGTGCCGTGGGCGCCCACGACATGATCGCCACCCTGGAGGGCGGCTACCTCCACGAGGTCGCCGAGCGCGGCCGCAATCTCTCCGCCGGCCAGCGCCAGCTCATCGCCCTGGCCAGGGCCGAGCTGGTCGATCCGGACGTGCTGTTGCTCGACGAGGCGACGGCGGCGCTCGACCTGGCGACCGAGGCGCAGGTGAACCGGGCCACCGACCGGCTCACCGGCCGCCGCACCACGCTGGTCGTCGCACACCGCCTCACCACCGCCGCCCGCGCGGACCGGGTGGTCGTCATGGCGCACGGCCGGGTGGTCGAGGACGGCACGCACGAGCGACTGCTCGCACGGGGAGGGCGGTACGCCGAGCTGTGGCGGACCTTCATCGGTGAGGAGG
The genomic region above belongs to Streptomyces marianii and contains:
- a CDS encoding ABC transporter ATP-binding protein; translation: MTAAAERSWARRLAGYAWRYRRNVVLALGSSLAGMAVMAIVPLITKVVIDDVIGGHSRSLAVWTGLLIAAALVVYALTYVRRYYGGRLALDVQHDLRTDMFRTISRLDGRRQDELSTGQVVGRATSDLQLIQGLLFMLPMTIGNFVLFFVSLGVMAWLSPPLTLVALAVAPALWFIARRSRRRLHPATWYAQQQAAAVAGVVDGAVSGVRVVKGFGQEDQETGKLRNVGRRLFAGRLRTVRLNAVYTPALQAVPALGQVAMLAVGGWLATRGQITLGTFVAFSTYLAQLVGPVRMLAMVLTVGQQARAGVERVLELIDTEPAIKDGTKELPPDAPATVEFDDVGFSYGEGEGARPVLDGFSLEIRSGETVAVVGSSGSGKSTVSLLLPRFYDVTHGAVLVGGHDVRELTLESLRSAVGLVPEDSFLFSDTVRSNIAFGKPDATDEEIAEAARTAQADRFISELPHGYDTRVGEQGLTLSGGQRQRIALARAILADPRLLLLDDATSAVDARVEHEIHEALRVVMARRTTLLIAHRRSTLGLADRIAVLDGGRLADIGTHEELQERSALYRRLLTDPDELGGVSPGHTPPVEIPEDRTLRAEMDAEFDAERGITPPLWVRKEEEEEDEAAGATPELLAQVAALPPADDTPQVDEVRAVTPEDSYDLRRLLRGFGLPLLFSLLLVAVDAGMGLLLPVLIRHGIDDGVEQAVMTAVWVASALALLTVLVQWVGQIGATRMTGRTGERILYALRLKIFAQLQRLGLDYYERELTGRIMTRMTTDVDALSTFLQTGLVTAFVSVVTFFGIMVALVALDLQLALVVFATLPVLVVGTYFFRRQSVKAYELARERISVVNADLQESVSGLRILQAFRRERSGNRRFAERSESYREARVRGQWLISVYFPFVQLLSSVAVAAVLIVGAGRIEAGTLTTGALVAYLLYIDLFFAPVQQLSQVFDGYQQATVSLGRIQELLREPTSTKQPREPLDVPSLRGDIAFEDVSFAYAGGSDGDGGDAVAAAGDGGGGGEAALSGVDLRIPAGQTVAFVGETGAGKSTLVKLVARFYDPTSGRVTVDGTDLRDLDLTSYRHRLGVVPQEAYLFSGTVRDAIAYGRPGASDAEVEAAARAVGAHDMIATLEGGYLHEVAERGRNLSAGQRQLIALARAELVDPDVLLLDEATAALDLATEAQVNRATDRLTGRRTTLVVAHRLTTAARADRVVVMAHGRVVEDGTHERLLARGGRYAELWRTFIGEEEPATARS